In a genomic window of Scomber japonicus isolate fScoJap1 chromosome 17, fScoJap1.pri, whole genome shotgun sequence:
- the znf395b gene encoding zinc finger protein 395b, translated as MAAMGPEDRAGAGPGGTAACPLGAQARISTTTHNGPDTQQTLVYTQSYVQAEKAFMESEHHKNKTSGWSHLQTMAPTMHHGNTSATGEPPYSFRSPESVEMDEIMAAMVLTSLSCSPVVQSPPQTDTVQAGSSSSADMECGGGELSDSGSSGYWSWDHGNVSPAPSPSVTEMDSSPDEGLHMELEQPDEVNAKKPKSSFRGVYKCLWPSCGKVLTSSVGIKRHIRVLHLGSGSDQSQREEDFYYTKISCETVDASSAPAPSQQALGQASSSHLSWASCGSPPGSGLQIPPAHRPRSNSTSGPGPSRPSPLSQSAPSSFWQIHSEHLYQACSPVQVSVVSRTPGCQGSTSVSVPSQSNAPMVKPRCRSVSVGEQWLQQNRLQPLSASPSRTHCTFRKGRGEAKKCRKVYGVERKDQWCTACRWKKACQRFPD; from the exons ATGGCAGCTATGGGACCTGAGGACAGAGCAGGCGCGGGGCCAGGAGGGACAGCGGCCTGCCCGTTGGGAGCACAGGCCCGCATCTCTACGACGACACACAACGGGccagacacacagcagactCTG GTGTACACGCAGAGTTATGTCCAGGCTGAGAAAGCATTCATGGAGAGCGAGCATCACAAGAACAAGACATCAGGATGGAGTCACCTGCAAACCATGGCACCCACAATGCACCACGGCAACACGTCAGCCACCGGAGAGCCGCCGTACAG TTTCCGCAGCCCAGAGTCAGTGGAGATGGATGAGATCATGGCAGCGATGGTCCTGACCAGTCTGTCCTGTAGCCCCGTGGTCCAGAGCCCCCCACAAACAGATACTGTACAAG CTGGCTCGTCATCGTCAGCTGACATGGAGTGCGGCGGCGGCGAGCTCTCTGACAGCGGCAGCAGTGGATACTGGAGTTGGGACCACGGCAACGTGAGCCCGGCCCCCTCGCCGTCCGTCACCGAGATGGACAGCAGCCCCGATGAAGGCTTACATATGGAGCTAGAGCAGCCAGACGAGGTTAATGCCAAAAAGCCAAAG aGCTCTTTCAGAGGCGTGTATAAGTGTCTGTGGCCCAGTTGTGGCAAAGTGCTCACGTCTTCAGTAGGAATAAAAAGGCACATCCGGGTGCTGCATCTGGG CAGTGGGTCAGACCAGTCGCAGAGAGAAGAAGACTTCTACTACACTAAGATCTCATGTGAGACGGTGGACGCCAGCTCCGCTCCGGCTCCCTCCCAGCAGGCTCTGGGCCAGGCCTCGTCCTCTCATCTCAGCTGGGCCTCCTGCGGTTCTCCTCCGGGCTCGGGGCTCCAGATCCCGCCGGCGCACAGGCCCAGGTCCAACTCCACCTCTGGGCCAGGCCCGAGCAGGCCCAGTCCGCTCAGCCAGTCGGCCCCCAGCAGCTTCTGGCAGATCCACTCAGAGCATCTCTATCAG gCCTGTAGCCCCGTCCAGGTATCGGTGGTCTCCAGAACCCCCGGCTGCCAGGGCTCCACCTCCGTCTCTGTCCCCAGTCAAAGTAACGCTCCG ATGGTGAAACCTCGCTGTCGGTCTGTCAGCGTCGGGGAGCAGTGGCTCCAACAGAACAGGCTTCAGCCGCTGAGTGCGTCGCCCTCCCGCACTCACTGCACCTTCAG GAAGGGTCGTGGAGAGGCCAAAAAGTGCCGCAAGGTGTACGGAGTGGAGCGCAAGGATCAGTGGTGCACCGCCTGCCGCTGGAAAAAAGCCTGCCAGCGCTTCCCTGACTAA
- the pnocb gene encoding prepronociceptin b translates to MKISLWCLVVMLACLSTPGCGDCQGECVACGLLLQQQQLQQAFNTMVCLLECEGHISSSLTWEVCKQAFKLSHHPTIPEGGVLFKRAGEELEMTSLDLDSDSELQSAAAERFQDETPFEQRSVQYDSSLLESSEDGEGLQGLDLSLADEERKPREERNVESDSQLEGDDDEDSEAITLSKRFGGFQRGRHGYRKLIGSSIRPLQKRYGGFIGVRKSARKWNSQKRVNQLLRQYLGMRSSRSGRFTNVPVTRVWRQNKL, encoded by the exons ATGAAGATCTCTCTGTGGTGCCTGGTGGTGATGCTGGCATGTCTCTCCACTCCTGGATGCGGTGACTGCCAGGGGGAATGTGTGGCCTGCGGGCTGctcttgcagcagcagcagctgcaacaAGCCTTCAACACCAtg gtgtgtttgttgGAGTGCGAGGGCCACATCTCCTCCTCGCTCACATGGGAGGTGTGCAAGCAGGCCTTCAAGCTATCGCACCATCCTACAATTCCTGAAGGAGGCGTTCTGTTcaagagagcaggagaggagctGGAGATGACCTCTCTTGACCTGGACTCTGACAGTGAACTGCAATCTGCAGCCGCAGAGCGTTTCCAGGATGAGACACCATTCGAGCAGCGCAGTGTCCAGTATGACTCATCACTGCTGGAGTCCTCCGAGGATGGGGAGGGCCTGCAGGGTCTGGATCTCAGTCTGGCTGACGAAGAGAGGAAGccgagagaggagagaaatgtgGAGAGTGACAGCCAGCTAGAaggggatgatgatgaggacTCAGAGGCCATCACCTTATCCAAACGCTTTGGTGGTTTTCAGAGGGGGCGGCATGGATACAGGAAGCTGATTGGCTCTTCCATAAGGCCCCTACAAAAGCGTTACGGTGGGTTCATAGGCGTGCGGAAATCTGCCCGCAAGTGGAACAGTCAGAAACGGGTGAACCAGCTGCTCAGGCAGTACCTGGGCATGAGGAGCAGCCGCAGCGGCAGGTTCACCAACGTCCCTGTAACTCGGGTTTGGAGGCAAAACAAACTGTAA